A region of Streptomyces deccanensis DNA encodes the following proteins:
- a CDS encoding S1 family peptidase, whose protein sequence is MKHRRIPRRRAVVTGAGIAALVAAGVTFQTANASETAPTPEPKALSITAAGKLALTLDADLGADAAGTYYDAKSKLLVVNVLDEAAAETVEAAGAKARIVENSLAELKSARTTLKADATIPGTAWATDPTTNKVVVTADRTVSEAELARLTKVVDGLGAKAELKRTKGEYKPFVAGGDAITGGSGRCSLGFNVVKGGEPFFLTAGHCTEGISTWSAGGQVIGENADSSFPGDDYGLVKYTADVDHPSEVNLYNGSTQAISGAAEATVGMKVTRSGSTTQVHGGTVTGLDATVNYGNGDIVNGLIQTDVCAEPGDSGGSLFSGDKAIGLTSGGSGDCTSGGETFFQPVTEALSATGTQIG, encoded by the coding sequence TTGAAGCACCGACGCATACCCAGGCGCCGCGCCGTCGTGACGGGTGCCGGCATCGCCGCACTGGTCGCCGCGGGAGTGACCTTCCAGACTGCGAACGCGAGTGAGACCGCGCCGACCCCCGAGCCGAAAGCGCTCTCCATCACGGCGGCCGGAAAGCTCGCCCTGACCCTCGACGCGGACCTCGGCGCCGACGCGGCGGGAACGTACTACGACGCGAAGAGCAAGCTCCTCGTCGTCAACGTGCTCGACGAGGCCGCCGCCGAGACCGTCGAGGCGGCCGGTGCCAAGGCCCGCATCGTGGAGAACTCCCTCGCCGAGCTGAAGAGCGCCCGGACCACCCTCAAGGCGGACGCCACCATCCCCGGTACCGCCTGGGCCACCGACCCGACCACCAACAAGGTCGTCGTCACCGCCGACCGCACCGTCTCCGAGGCCGAGCTGGCGAGACTCACCAAGGTCGTGGACGGCCTCGGGGCCAAGGCCGAACTCAAGCGCACCAAGGGCGAGTACAAGCCCTTCGTCGCGGGCGGCGACGCCATCACCGGCGGCAGCGGCCGCTGCTCCCTCGGCTTCAACGTGGTCAAGGGCGGCGAGCCGTTCTTCCTGACGGCGGGTCACTGCACCGAGGGCATCTCCACGTGGTCGGCCGGCGGCCAGGTCATCGGCGAGAACGCGGACTCCAGCTTCCCGGGCGACGACTACGGTCTGGTGAAGTACACCGCCGACGTCGACCACCCGAGCGAGGTCAACCTCTACAACGGCTCCACCCAGGCCATCTCCGGGGCCGCCGAGGCGACCGTGGGCATGAAGGTCACCCGCAGCGGTTCGACCACCCAGGTCCACGGCGGCACGGTCACCGGCCTCGACGCCACCGTGAACTACGGCAACGGCGACATCGTCAACGGCCTCATCCAGACCGACGTCTGCGCCGAGCCGGGCGACAGCGGCGGCTCGCTCTTCTCGGGCGACAAGGCCATCGGCCTCACCTCCGGCGGCAGCGGCGACTGCACCTCGGGCGGCGAGACGTTCTTCCAGCCCGTCACCGAGGCGCTCTCGGCGACCGGCACGCAGATCGGCTGA
- a CDS encoding slipin family protein, with translation MVEELVTAGVALASVGTAYVLSAARVVKQYERGVVFRLGRLKPKVRGPGFTMIVPFVDRLQKVNMQIVTMPVPAQEGITRDNVTVRVDAVVYFKVTSAADAIVRVEDYRFAVSQMAQTSLRSIIGKSELDDLLSDREKLNQGLELMIDSPAVEWGVTIDRVEIKDVSLPETMKRSMARQAEADRERRARVINADAELQASKKLAEAAKEMSEQPAALQLRLLQTVVAVAAEKNSTLVLPFPVELLRFLERAQQGAPPVQEAPPGSGAS, from the coding sequence ATGGTCGAGGAGCTGGTGACGGCGGGGGTGGCCCTCGCGTCGGTCGGCACGGCGTACGTGCTGTCGGCGGCCCGGGTCGTGAAGCAGTACGAGCGGGGGGTGGTGTTCCGGCTCGGCCGGCTGAAGCCGAAGGTGCGGGGGCCCGGTTTCACGATGATCGTGCCGTTCGTCGACCGGCTCCAGAAGGTCAACATGCAGATCGTCACGATGCCGGTGCCCGCGCAGGAGGGCATCACCCGGGACAACGTCACCGTGCGGGTGGACGCCGTCGTGTACTTCAAGGTGACCTCGGCGGCGGACGCGATCGTGCGGGTGGAGGACTACCGGTTCGCCGTCTCCCAGATGGCCCAGACCTCGCTCAGGTCCATCATCGGCAAGAGCGAGCTGGACGATCTGCTCTCCGACCGGGAGAAGCTCAACCAGGGGCTGGAGCTGATGATCGACAGCCCGGCGGTGGAGTGGGGCGTCACCATCGACCGGGTCGAGATCAAGGATGTCTCGCTGCCCGAGACCATGAAGCGGTCCATGGCGCGGCAGGCCGAGGCCGACCGGGAGCGCCGGGCGCGGGTCATCAACGCGGACGCGGAGCTGCAGGCGTCGAAGAAGCTCGCCGAGGCGGCCAAGGAGATGTCCGAGCAGCCTGCCGCGCTGCAACTGCGGTTGCTGCAGACGGTGGTGGCGGTGGCGGCCGAGAAGAACTCCACGTTGGTGCTGCCGTTCCCGGTGGAGCTGTTGCGGTTCCTGGAACGGGCGCAGCAGGGGGCTCCGCCGGTGCAGGAGGCTCCGCCGGGAAGCGGGGCGTCCTAG
- a CDS encoding S1 family peptidase translates to MRIKRTTPRSGIARRTRLIAVTAGLAAAAAVTVPTANAAGTQTFSASELKSASSSVLKADIPGTAWAIDPATDKVVVTIDSTVSQGELAKIKEAAGENADALTIKRTPGKFNKLIKGGDAIYASSWRCSLGFNVRSGSTYYFVTAGHCTDGAGTWYSNSGRTTVLGPTAGSSFPTNDYGLVRYSNTSIAKDGTAGNVDITSAATPSVGTNVIRTGSTTGTRTGRVTALNATVNYGGGDIVYGMIQTTVCAEPGDSGGPLYGSNGVAYGLTSGGSGNCSSGGTTFFQPVTEALSAYGVSVY, encoded by the coding sequence GTGAGGATCAAGCGCACCACCCCCCGCAGCGGCATAGCGAGACGGACCCGGCTGATCGCCGTGACCGCCGGACTCGCGGCCGCGGCCGCCGTCACGGTCCCCACCGCCAACGCGGCAGGCACCCAGACGTTCAGCGCCTCCGAGCTCAAGAGCGCCAGCTCATCGGTGCTCAAGGCCGATATCCCGGGCACCGCCTGGGCGATCGACCCGGCGACGGACAAGGTCGTCGTCACCATCGACAGCACCGTCTCCCAGGGCGAGCTGGCGAAGATCAAGGAGGCGGCGGGCGAGAACGCCGACGCCCTGACGATCAAGCGGACCCCGGGCAAGTTCAACAAGCTGATCAAGGGCGGCGACGCCATCTATGCGAGTAGCTGGCGCTGTTCCCTGGGCTTCAACGTCCGCAGCGGGAGCACGTACTACTTCGTGACCGCCGGCCACTGCACCGACGGCGCGGGCACCTGGTACTCCAACTCCGGCCGCACCACGGTCCTCGGCCCGACCGCCGGGTCGAGCTTCCCGACCAACGACTACGGTCTCGTCCGCTACAGCAACACGTCCATCGCCAAGGACGGCACCGCGGGCAACGTGGACATCACCAGCGCGGCCACCCCGAGCGTGGGCACCAACGTCATCCGCACCGGCTCCACCACCGGTACCCGTACCGGACGCGTGACCGCTCTCAACGCGACCGTGAACTACGGTGGCGGCGACATCGTCTACGGCATGATCCAGACCACGGTCTGTGCCGAGCCCGGCGACTCCGGCGGCCCGCTCTACGGCAGCAACGGCGTGGCGTACGGTCTCACCTCCGGCGGCAGCGGCAACTGCAGCTCCGGTGGCACGACCTTCTTCCAGCCGGTCACCGAGGCCCTGAGCGCGTACGGCGTCTCGGTCTACTAG
- a CDS encoding LLM class flavin-dependent oxidoreductase, producing the protein MGSSYGRGRLHLAAAIDQRAEGDGETCVELARLAERGALDFVTVGDAFARPGLDALAVSARVAPETDRVGLVPVVTAAPTEPCRVRAAVATLDRVSRGRAGWWIEAPGTEEEALPVRARHIGSGAVADVEGAGLPAQGASVVTRSAQGHPVRVVDVTEEESRGAAARYAEVALLRVADPAHADAVRTELRDGAARAGRDPDELRVLVSLRVDLGGGEHAAEPGHGGGGPRRTSDGPLYRGGPVALAELITDWHRAGATDGFHLVPVEPRRDLERLVNGTVALLQHRGLFRTFYPGSTLREHLGLTRPAHRHVVTGGTS; encoded by the coding sequence ATGGGGTCGTCGTACGGTCGGGGGCGGTTGCACCTGGCCGCAGCCATCGATCAGCGGGCGGAGGGCGACGGGGAGACGTGCGTCGAACTCGCCCGGCTCGCGGAGCGCGGGGCGCTGGATTTCGTGACCGTCGGGGACGCGTTCGCGCGGCCGGGGCTGGACGCGTTGGCGGTGTCGGCCCGGGTGGCGCCGGAGACGGACCGGGTCGGCCTCGTGCCGGTGGTGACGGCGGCGCCCACCGAGCCGTGCCGGGTGCGGGCGGCCGTCGCGACGCTCGACCGGGTCAGCCGGGGGCGGGCCGGGTGGTGGATCGAGGCGCCGGGGACGGAGGAGGAGGCGCTGCCGGTGAGGGCGCGTCACATCGGCTCCGGGGCGGTCGCGGATGTCGAGGGTGCCGGGCTCCCGGCTCAGGGGGCTTCGGTGGTGACCCGGTCGGCCCAAGGGCATCCGGTGCGGGTCGTCGACGTGACCGAGGAGGAGAGCCGCGGGGCCGCCGCCCGGTACGCGGAGGTGGCACTCCTGCGGGTCGCCGACCCGGCCCACGCCGACGCCGTACGGACGGAGCTGCGGGACGGGGCGGCCCGGGCGGGGCGGGACCCCGACGAACTGCGGGTTCTGGTGAGCCTCAGAGTGGACCTCGGCGGCGGGGAGCACGCGGCCGAGCCGGGCCACGGCGGGGGAGGGCCACGCCGTACCTCGGACGGCCCGCTGTACCGGGGCGGCCCCGTCGCCCTGGCCGAGCTGATCACCGACTGGCACCGCGCCGGGGCCACGGACGGCTTCCATCTCGTCCCCGTCGAACCGCGCCGTGACCTGGAGCGACTCGTCAACGGGACGGTGGCGCTGCTCCAGCACCGGGGATTGTTCCGCACCTTCTACCCGGGCAGCACGCTCCGCGAGCACCTGGGTCTCACCCGGCCCGCCCACCGGCACGTCGTGACAGGGGGAACGTCATGA
- a CDS encoding FAD/NAD(P)-binding protein, which yields MPSAPSSPPSPPFSRPSLVIVGAGPRGTGLIERIAANAGALYAGAGFDIHLVDPHPPGAGRIWRAEQSPLLWMNSQAEDVTMFTDETVAMEGPVREGPTLHEWAGLDGRVFPDRRIQGEYLRWVHGRAVADLPEGVTVRHHPRRALRVTGQPEERQQVWLEGRTRPLSADLVVLALGHLDAELDDEQRELAEYARTHGLVHLPPDFTADSDLSSLAPGEPVLVRGFGLAFVDLMVLLTEGRGGRYEGDPDGGGDGELTYHPSGREPVLYVGSRRGVPYHSKIGYDLEGERPPLPRFFGPAEVDAVLERAGRAGRVDFRRDVWPSVEKELGFAHYHRLFRAHPERTAMAWADFEEKYAAADAGERAVLVASAVPDAADRLDLAALDRPLEGVRYGSYEEFQVGLRDYVEADLARRHDPSFSPDLGVFFGLLSVYGQLIRLGDVGPWWHGFFSYLASGPPGPRLRQMLALSRAGVLNFVGADMTVTVGDGVFRASGATVPGRSVEARALVEARLPEPTVARVRDGLLRELYEDGGVVETAEGLVAVDPGDGRVLDRAGRPHPRRFALGPYTNSRTPGAFTRPRTGGPAFRQNDATARAVLTFLRDLGQRAAA from the coding sequence ATGCCGTCTGCCCCTTCCTCTCCTCCCTCCCCGCCCTTCTCCCGTCCGTCCCTGGTGATCGTCGGGGCCGGGCCGCGCGGCACCGGGCTGATCGAGCGGATCGCCGCCAACGCCGGTGCGCTGTACGCGGGCGCGGGCTTCGACATCCACCTCGTCGATCCGCATCCGCCGGGCGCCGGGCGCATCTGGCGGGCGGAGCAGTCGCCGTTGCTGTGGATGAACTCGCAGGCCGAGGACGTCACCATGTTCACCGACGAGACGGTGGCCATGGAGGGGCCCGTCCGGGAGGGGCCCACGCTGCACGAGTGGGCGGGCCTCGACGGGCGGGTCTTCCCGGACCGGCGGATCCAGGGCGAGTATCTGCGCTGGGTGCACGGACGCGCCGTGGCCGACCTGCCCGAAGGGGTCACCGTCCGCCATCATCCGCGGCGGGCGCTCCGGGTGACGGGTCAGCCCGAAGAGCGTCAGCAGGTGTGGCTGGAGGGGCGGACCCGTCCGCTGTCCGCGGACCTCGTCGTCCTCGCACTCGGCCATCTGGACGCCGAACTCGACGACGAACAGCGGGAGTTGGCGGAATACGCCCGCACCCATGGACTCGTCCATCTGCCGCCCGACTTCACCGCCGACAGTGACCTGTCGTCGCTGGCGCCCGGGGAACCGGTGCTCGTGCGGGGCTTCGGGCTCGCGTTCGTCGACCTCATGGTGCTGCTGACGGAGGGACGCGGCGGGCGGTACGAGGGGGACCCCGACGGGGGCGGCGACGGGGAGTTGACGTATCACCCCTCGGGGCGGGAGCCCGTGCTGTACGTGGGGTCGCGGCGCGGAGTGCCGTACCACTCGAAGATCGGGTACGACCTGGAGGGGGAACGGCCGCCGCTGCCACGGTTCTTCGGGCCGGCCGAGGTCGACGCGGTGCTGGAGCGGGCGGGCCGGGCCGGGCGGGTGGACTTCCGGCGTGACGTGTGGCCGTCGGTGGAGAAGGAGCTGGGGTTCGCGCACTACCACCGGCTGTTCCGTGCCCACCCCGAGCGGACCGCCATGGCCTGGGCGGACTTCGAGGAGAAGTACGCGGCGGCGGACGCGGGGGAACGGGCGGTGCTGGTGGCCTCGGCGGTGCCGGACGCGGCCGACCGGCTGGACCTGGCCGCGCTGGACCGCCCGTTGGAGGGGGTGCGGTACGGATCGTACGAGGAGTTCCAGGTCGGCCTGCGCGACTATGTCGAGGCCGATCTGGCACGCCGTCATGATCCGTCGTTCAGCCCGGACCTGGGGGTCTTCTTCGGACTGCTCTCCGTCTACGGGCAGTTGATCCGGCTCGGGGACGTCGGCCCCTGGTGGCACGGGTTCTTCAGCTACCTGGCCTCCGGCCCGCCCGGCCCCCGGTTGCGGCAGATGCTCGCGCTGTCGCGGGCCGGCGTCCTGAACTTCGTCGGGGCGGACATGACCGTGACCGTCGGGGACGGGGTGTTCCGGGCGTCCGGGGCCACCGTCCCCGGCCGGTCGGTCGAGGCGAGGGCACTGGTCGAGGCACGGCTCCCGGAGCCGACGGTCGCGCGGGTACGGGACGGGTTGCTGCGCGAGCTGTACGAGGACGGGGGTGTCGTCGAGACGGCGGAGGGGCTGGTCGCCGTCGACCCCGGGGACGGGCGCGTCCTGGACCGGGCCGGACGCCCGCACCCCAGACGTTTCGCCCTCGGCCCCTACACGAACAGCCGTACGCCGGGCGCGTTCACCCGGCCGCGTACGGGCGGGCCGGCCTTCCGCCAGAACGACGCGACGGCCCGGGCCGTACTGACGTTCCTGCGCGACCTCGGGCAGCGCGCGGCCGCGTGA
- a CDS encoding DUF5685 family protein, whose product MFGIVRPCSHRLGEGLRTQWMAHLCGLCLALRGDHGQFARIVTNYDGLLVSVLTEAQAQRTTDLRRAAGPCPLRGMRTASVARGEGARLAAAVSLVLASAKVRDHVVDGDGLLARKPVAHAARRIATNWGRAGARTGADIGFDTTVLVDAVDRQLGIEALAGLGTPLLTVTEPTETATAAAFAHTAILAGRPGNAEPLAEAGRLFGRLAHLLDAVEDRTADAAVGAWNPLTATGTSLTEARRLADDALHGIRLALREVDFVDAGLAHLLLVHELRRSVERAFGTVPVCSAHQPGGAPQQGWAHQQGGAPVPGNPYAGGAGDPYAGGGSNPYAGGGGNPFGGGGAGHGGGGGGGFGGAPAPQPPRRRGFWAGCGMFTLLCCTCQMCCAKEYEGPWSRKKREGICRDCDCCDACECCGCDC is encoded by the coding sequence GTGTTCGGAATCGTGAGGCCGTGCAGCCACCGGCTGGGCGAGGGGCTGCGGACCCAGTGGATGGCGCATCTGTGCGGACTCTGTCTCGCACTGCGCGGGGATCACGGGCAGTTCGCTCGGATCGTCACCAATTATGACGGTTTGCTGGTCTCGGTTCTGACGGAGGCTCAGGCCCAACGCACCACCGACCTGCGGCGCGCCGCCGGGCCCTGTCCGCTGCGCGGGATGCGCACCGCCTCCGTCGCACGCGGTGAGGGCGCGCGGCTCGCCGCCGCCGTCTCCCTCGTCCTCGCCTCGGCCAAGGTGCGTGACCATGTCGTCGATGGGGATGGACTGCTCGCGCGCAAGCCGGTGGCGCACGCCGCGCGCCGGATCGCGACGAACTGGGGGCGCGCGGGGGCGCGTACGGGAGCGGACATCGGGTTCGACACGACCGTGCTGGTCGACGCCGTGGACCGGCAACTCGGCATCGAGGCGCTCGCCGGCCTGGGCACCCCGCTGCTCACGGTCACCGAACCGACCGAGACGGCGACCGCGGCGGCGTTCGCGCACACCGCGATCCTGGCCGGACGACCGGGCAACGCCGAACCGCTCGCCGAGGCCGGACGCCTCTTCGGGCGGCTCGCCCATCTCCTGGACGCGGTGGAGGACCGGACCGCCGACGCCGCCGTCGGCGCGTGGAACCCGCTGACCGCCACCGGCACCTCCCTCACCGAGGCCCGACGACTCGCCGACGACGCCCTGCACGGCATCCGACTCGCCCTGCGCGAAGTCGACTTCGTGGACGCCGGGCTGGCCCATCTGCTCCTCGTGCACGAACTACGCAGGTCGGTGGAGCGCGCGTTCGGAACCGTGCCGGTGTGCTCGGCGCATCAGCCGGGCGGTGCGCCTCAGCAGGGGTGGGCGCACCAGCAGGGTGGGGCGCCGGTGCCGGGCAATCCGTACGCGGGTGGCGCCGGTGACCCCTATGCGGGCGGCGGAAGCAATCCCTACGCCGGCGGTGGCGGGAACCCCTTCGGCGGTGGTGGCGCGGGACACGGCGGTGGCGGGGGCGGTGGTTTCGGTGGCGCGCCGGCGCCTCAGCCGCCGCGGCGGCGGGGGTTCTGGGCGGGGTGCGGGATGTTCACGCTGCTGTGCTGCACCTGCCAGATGTGTTGTGCGAAGGAGTACGAGGGCCCCTGGTCCCGGAAGAAGCGCGAGGGCATCTGCCGGGACTGCGACTGCTGTGACGCGTGCGAGTGCTGTGGCTGTGACTGCTGA
- a CDS encoding cell division protein SepF, with the protein MGSVRKASAWLGLVDDNDDERYYDDDYADERESGTGEAWVTDPRVKVASESAQEHGRRIGTVTPDSFRDARHIGELFRDGVPVIMNLTNMEPADAKRVVDFAAGLIFGLRGSIERVSNRVFLLTPADTEIVSGEVASRPVDGFFNQS; encoded by the coding sequence ATGGGATCGGTGCGCAAGGCGAGTGCCTGGCTTGGCCTCGTCGACGACAACGATGACGAGCGTTACTACGACGACGACTACGCCGATGAGCGGGAGTCCGGCACCGGCGAGGCCTGGGTCACCGACCCTCGTGTGAAGGTCGCGTCCGAGTCGGCGCAGGAGCACGGCCGCCGGATCGGCACGGTCACGCCGGACAGCTTCCGTGACGCCCGGCACATCGGCGAGCTCTTCCGGGACGGTGTCCCGGTCATCATGAACCTCACGAACATGGAGCCCGCCGACGCCAAGCGTGTCGTCGACTTCGCGGCCGGCCTGATCTTCGGTCTGCGCGGTTCGATCGAGCGCGTGTCGAACCGCGTGTTCCTGCTGACCCCCGCCGACACGGAGATCGTCAGCGGCGAGGTCGCGAGCCGTCCGGTGGACGGCTTCTTCAACCAGAGCTGA
- a CDS encoding acyl-CoA dehydrogenase family protein — protein sequence MSFDPADLLGLDDLLDPEDLAVRDTVRRWVADRVLPNVAEWYERGELPQIRELARELGAIGALGMALQGYGCAGASAVQYGLACLELEAADSGIRSLVSVQGSLAMYAIHRFGSEEQKQTWLPRMASGDVIGCFGLTEPDHGSDPASMRTYAKRDGSDWVLDGRKMWITNGSVAGVAVVWAQTEEGVRGFVVPTDTAGFSAPEIKHKWSLRASVTSELVLDDVRLPADAVLPDVIGLKGPLSCLSHARYGIVWGSMGAARSCFESAVEYAKTREQFGKPIGAFQLTQAKLADMAVELHKGILLAHHLGRRMDAGRLRPEQISFGKLNNVREAIEICRTARTILGANGISLEYPVMRHATNLESVLTYEGTVEMHQLVLGKALTGLDAFR from the coding sequence ATGAGCTTCGACCCCGCCGATCTCCTCGGTCTCGATGATCTGCTCGACCCGGAGGACCTCGCCGTGCGGGACACCGTGCGGAGATGGGTGGCGGACCGGGTGCTGCCGAACGTGGCCGAATGGTACGAGCGGGGCGAACTGCCCCAGATCCGGGAGCTGGCGCGGGAGTTGGGGGCGATCGGGGCCCTCGGGATGGCGCTTCAGGGGTATGGGTGCGCGGGGGCGAGCGCCGTGCAGTACGGCCTCGCCTGTCTGGAGCTGGAGGCCGCGGACTCGGGGATCCGGTCGCTCGTGTCCGTGCAGGGGTCGCTCGCGATGTACGCGATCCACCGGTTCGGCAGCGAGGAGCAGAAGCAGACGTGGCTGCCGCGCATGGCCTCCGGCGACGTCATCGGATGCTTCGGGCTGACCGAGCCCGACCACGGGTCCGACCCGGCGTCGATGCGCACGTACGCCAAGCGGGACGGCTCCGACTGGGTGCTCGACGGGCGGAAGATGTGGATCACCAACGGGTCCGTCGCCGGGGTCGCCGTGGTGTGGGCCCAGACCGAGGAGGGCGTGCGGGGCTTCGTCGTCCCCACCGACACGGCCGGGTTCTCCGCCCCGGAGATCAAGCACAAGTGGTCCCTGCGCGCCTCCGTCACCAGCGAACTCGTCCTGGACGACGTGCGGTTGCCCGCCGACGCCGTACTGCCGGACGTCATCGGGCTGAAAGGCCCGCTGAGTTGCCTTTCGCACGCCCGCTACGGAATCGTCTGGGGCTCGATGGGCGCCGCGCGAAGCTGTTTCGAGTCGGCCGTCGAATACGCGAAGACGCGGGAGCAGTTCGGGAAGCCGATCGGGGCGTTCCAGCTCACCCAGGCCAAACTCGCCGATATGGCGGTCGAGTTGCACAAGGGGATTCTGCTCGCCCACCATCTGGGGCGGCGGATGGACGCGGGACGGCTCCGTCCCGAGCAGATCAGTTTCGGCAAGCTGAACAACGTGCGTGAGGCGATCGAGATCTGCCGTACCGCCCGCACGATTCTCGGCGCGAACGGGATCTCCCTCGAGTACCCGGTGATGCGGCACGCGACCAACCTGGAGTCCGTGCTCACCTATGAGGGCACCGTCGAAATGCACCAACTCGTGCTGGGCAAGGCGCTCACCGGTCTCGACGCCTTCCGGTGA
- a CDS encoding MFS transporter, with protein MSGTPTAAARRRRDAGAGANRWVVLVVLCVSLLLVAVDATVLHVAVPAVTEDIKPSAMELLWIVDVYPLVCASLLILFGTLGDRVGRRRILLLGYALFGVASALAAFADSPQVLIAARALLGVGGAMIMPATLSILRQVFPDRRERALAIGIWSAVAAVGAAVGPLLGGFLLEHFWWGSVFLVNIPLMLVSLPIGRLLLPESTGDRDGPWDVVGALVAAVGLFGLVLAVKRLGSGHPPFEPATALALLGGAALLIAFVRRQRRRTHPLVDLRMFARPAFSTSVGCIVLAMLALVGLELIAAQYLQLVLGLSPLETGLRLLPLTVAAMAAGLVGSHMLHRFGPRRMVSLGFCLTAFAVVLLTAMGRHDNAGLLLAGFVLLGFGLETTLFGAYESMLSEAPASSAGGAAAIGETSYQLGAGIGIALLGSVMNAAYAPGLSSVPGVPSSASAAAGHSLGEAYEVADRLGGSSGEALRHAARDSFVHGLHVTLLVSAALLVLGAVMALRLPRGMECGGSAEVPGPREASGATPVRAESMR; from the coding sequence ATGTCCGGGACGCCCACGGCCGCCGCACGACGCCGTCGGGACGCCGGGGCCGGTGCAAACCGCTGGGTCGTCCTCGTCGTCCTCTGCGTCAGCCTGCTGCTCGTCGCCGTCGACGCCACCGTGCTGCACGTGGCGGTGCCCGCCGTCACCGAGGACATCAAGCCGAGCGCCATGGAGCTGCTCTGGATCGTCGATGTCTACCCGCTGGTCTGCGCCTCGCTGCTGATCCTCTTCGGCACGCTGGGCGACCGGGTCGGCCGCAGACGGATCCTCCTCCTCGGCTACGCCCTCTTCGGCGTCGCCTCCGCCCTGGCCGCCTTCGCGGACAGCCCCCAGGTGCTGATCGCGGCCCGTGCCCTGCTCGGTGTCGGCGGCGCGATGATCATGCCCGCGACCCTGTCGATCCTGCGCCAGGTCTTCCCCGACCGCCGGGAACGGGCGCTCGCCATCGGCATCTGGAGCGCGGTCGCCGCCGTGGGCGCGGCCGTCGGACCCCTCCTCGGCGGGTTCCTGCTCGAGCACTTCTGGTGGGGCTCGGTCTTCCTCGTCAACATCCCGCTGATGCTCGTCAGCCTGCCGATCGGACGGCTGCTGCTGCCCGAGTCGACGGGCGACCGCGACGGTCCCTGGGACGTGGTCGGTGCCCTGGTGGCCGCCGTCGGTCTCTTCGGGCTCGTCCTCGCCGTCAAGCGGCTCGGCAGCGGCCACCCGCCGTTCGAGCCGGCCACCGCGCTCGCGCTCCTCGGCGGCGCCGCCCTGCTGATCGCGTTCGTACGACGGCAGCGGCGCCGGACGCATCCGCTGGTCGACCTGCGGATGTTCGCGCGGCCCGCGTTCAGCACCTCGGTCGGCTGCATCGTCCTCGCGATGCTCGCGCTGGTGGGGCTCGAACTGATCGCCGCGCAGTATCTGCAACTGGTCCTCGGCCTCTCCCCGCTGGAGACGGGGCTGCGGCTGCTGCCGCTGACCGTCGCCGCGATGGCCGCCGGGCTCGTCGGCTCCCACATGCTGCACCGCTTCGGGCCGCGCCGCATGGTCTCCCTCGGCTTCTGCCTCACCGCCTTCGCGGTCGTCCTGCTGACCGCGATGGGACGCCACGACAACGCGGGGCTGCTGCTCGCCGGGTTCGTGCTGCTGGGCTTCGGCCTGGAGACGACCCTGTTCGGGGCGTACGAGTCGATGCTGAGCGAGGCGCCCGCGTCGTCGGCGGGCGGGGCGGCGGCGATCGGCGAGACCTCCTACCAACTGGGCGCCGGCATCGGGATCGCGCTCCTCGGCAGTGTGATGAACGCGGCGTACGCGCCCGGCCTGTCGTCCGTGCCGGGGGTGCCTTCATCGGCGTCCGCCGCCGCCGGGCACTCGCTGGGGGAGGCGTACGAGGTGGCGGACCGGCTGGGCGGTTCCTCGGGCGAGGCCCTGCGCCATGCCGCCCGCGACTCCTTCGTCCACGGCCTGCACGTGACGCTGCTGGTGAGCGCGGCGCTGCTGGTGCTCGGCGCGGTGATGGCGCTGCGGCTGCCCCGGGGGATGGAGTGCGGGGGCTCCGCCGAGGTGCCGGGACCGCGGGAGGCCTCCGGGGCGACACCGGTGCGCGCGGAGTCGATGCGCTGA